In Lepus europaeus isolate LE1 chromosome 9, mLepTim1.pri, whole genome shotgun sequence, the following are encoded in one genomic region:
- the TCTA gene encoding T-cell leukemia translocation-altered gene protein isoform X2 yields MAESWSGQSLQALPATVLGALGALGSEFLREWEAQDMRVTLFKLLLLWLVLSLLGIQLAWGFYGNTVTGLYHRPESPPLRPSHCN; encoded by the exons ATGGCGGAGTCTTGGTCTGGACAGTCCTTGCAGGCTCTGCCGGCCACGGTGCTGGGCGCGCTGGGCGCGCTGGGCAGCGAGTTCCTGCGGGAGTGGGAGGCGCAGGACATGCGTGTGACCCTCTTCAAACTGCTGCTGCTGTGGTTGGTGTTAAGTCTCCTGGGCATCCAGCTGGCGTGGGGGTTCTACGGGAACACGGTGACCGGGTTGTATCACCGCCCAG AATCCCCACCGCTCCGCCCATCACATTGTAACTGA
- the TCTA gene encoding T-cell leukemia translocation-altered gene protein isoform X1, with protein sequence MAESWSGQSLQALPATVLGALGALGSEFLREWEAQDMRVTLFKLLLLWLVLSLLGIQLAWGFYGNTVTGLYHRPGLGGQNGSTPDGSTHFPSWEMAANEPLKTHRE encoded by the exons ATGGCGGAGTCTTGGTCTGGACAGTCCTTGCAGGCTCTGCCGGCCACGGTGCTGGGCGCGCTGGGCGCGCTGGGCAGCGAGTTCCTGCGGGAGTGGGAGGCGCAGGACATGCGTGTGACCCTCTTCAAACTGCTGCTGCTGTGGTTGGTGTTAAGTCTCCTGGGCATCCAGCTGGCGTGGGGGTTCTACGGGAACACGGTGACCGGGTTGTATCACCGCCCAG GTCTGGGCGGCCAGAATGGATCCACACCTGATGGCTCCACACATTTCCCTTCGTG GGAAATGGCAGCAAACGAACCTCTCAAAACCCACAGAGAATAA
- the AMT gene encoding aminomethyltransferase, mitochondrial, with the protein MRRAVSVVAHLGFRLRALPSALSRQLSSAQDVLHRTPLYDFHLAHGGKMVAFAGWSLPVQYQDSHMDSHLHTRQHCSLFDVSHMLQTKIFGCDRVKLMESLVVGDIAELRPNQGTLSLFTSEAGGILDDLIVTNTSEGYLYVVSNAGCWDKDLALMQNKVRELQNRGSDVGLEVVDNALLALQGPTAAQVLQAGVAHDLRKLPFMTSAVMEVFGVAGCRVTRCGYTGEDGMEISVPAAGAVRLATALLENPEVKLAGLAARDSLRLEAGLCLYGNDIDEHTTPVEGSLSWTLGKRRRAAMDFPGAEVIVPQLKGKVQRRRVGLTCEGAPMRAHSPILNAEGTRIGTVTSGCPSPCLKKNVAMGYVPLEYSRPGTPLLVEVRRKRQMAVVSKMPFVPTNYYTLK; encoded by the exons ATGCGGCGGGCAGTGAGCGTGGTGGCCCATCTGGGCTTTCGCCTGCGGGCGCTCCCGTCGGCCCTGAGTCGTCAGCTCAGTAGCGCACAG GATGTGCTCCACCGGACACCGCTGtatgacttccacctggcccacgGAGGGAAGATGGTGGCATTTGCGGGTTGGAGTCTGCCCGTGCAATACCAGGACAGTCACATGGACTCGCACCTGCACACGCGCCAACACTGCTCGCTCTTTGATGTGTCTCACATGCTGCAG ACCAAGATATTTGGTTGTGACCGGGTGAAGCTGATGGAGAGTCTAGTGGTTGGAGATATTGCGGAGCTAAGGCCAAACCAG GGGACACTGTCGTTGTTCACCAGCGAGGCTGGAGGCATCTTGGATGACCTGATTGTGACCAACACTTCCGAGGGGTACCTGTATGTGGTGTCCAATGCTGGCTGCTGGGATAAAGATTTGGCCCTCATGCAG AACAAGGTCCGGGAGCTTCAGAACAGGGGCAGTGACGTGGGCTTGGAGGTAGTGGATAATGCCCTGCTGGCTCTGCAAG GCCCCACTGCAGCCCAGGTACTGCAGGCTGGTGTGGCACATGACCTGAGGAAACTGCCCTTCATGACCAGTGCTGTGATGGAGGTGTTTGGAGTAGCTGGCTGCCGTGTGACCCGCTGTGGctacacaggagaggatggcatGGAG ATCTCAGTACCAGCAGCAGGGGCGGTTCGCCTAGCAACAGCTCTTCTGGAAAACCCCGAGGTGAAGCTGGCTGGACTGGCGGCCCGAGACAGCTTGCGCCTGGAGGCAGGTCTCTGCCTGTATGGCAATGACATTGATGAGCACACTACCCCTGTGGAGGGCAGCCTCAGCTGGACGCTGG GGAAGCGCCGCCGAGCTGCTATGGACTTTCCTGGAGCCGAGGTCATTGTTCCCCAGCTGAAGGGCAAGGTGCAGCGGAGGCGTGTGGGGTTGACGTGTGAGGGGGCCCCCATGCGGGCACACAGTCCCATCCTGAACGCGGAGGGCACCAGGATTG GTACTGTGACCAGTGGCTGCCCCTCACCCTGCCTGAAGAAGAATGTGGCCATGGGTTATGTGCCTTTGGAGTACAGTCGGCCGGGAACTCCGCTGCTGGTAGAGGTGCGGCGGAAGAGGCAGATGGCTGTGGTCAGCAAGATGCCCTTTGTCCCTACAAACTACTATACCCTCAAGTGA